In the Profundibacter amoris genome, GATGTGCAGATATGGGTCGACATGTTTTCCACCAACCCCAGAACCGGCGTTTCGGTTTGGTGGAACATATCTATCGCACGGCGGGCGTCGATCAGGGCCACGTCTTGCGGAGTGGTGACGATCACAGCGCCGGTGATCGGGGTTTTCTGGGTCAGGGTGATCTGCACATCCCCCGTGCCCGGCGGCAGATCGACAATCAGCACATCCAGCGGCGCCCAGGCCACATCGTGCAGCATCTGTTGCAAAGCCCCCGCAAGGATCGGCCCGCGCCAGACCAGCGCGCGGTTTTCCTCCATCAAAAACCCCACCGACATCACCTTGACCCCATGCGCGGCAATCGGGATCAACCGTTCATTCATCGCCACAGGCCGCCCGTTGCTGCCCATCAGTTTGGGCTGTGAAGGCCCGTAAATATCGGCATCCAGTATCCCCACCTTCAGCCCCAGATCGGCCAGTGCCAGCGCCAGATTGGCCGAAACCGTCGATTTCCCGACCCCGCCCTTGCCCGAGCCAACGGCGATGATGTGTTTCACCCCGTCCACCTGTTCCGGCGGCGGCGGTGTGCGCCCTGCGGATAGGTCAGGCGGCGCATCGCCCTTGCGCTCGGCGGTTAACAGCACAGATACGTTTTCCACCCCGTCCAGCGCCGCAATCGCCGCCTCTACCTGATCGCGCACCGGCAGCATTGCCTGCGCATCCTGCGCCAGAACGTCCAGTACCAGTTGCACATGGCCCCCGTCCACTTTCAGCGCCCGCACAACATCCTCGGCGATTAAATCCTGTCCGGTTCGCGGGTGGTTTATACCGGCCAGAAGGGCCTTTATTTCAGCAGTGGTAACGGACATGCGGCATCCCCTATGAACCAGAAAACAATCGTTGCCCCTATCAAATCCTTCCCGCACCAATCGTCAACCGTCGGGTTTTGGCCAAACCGGGTGCGACAACCTGCCGCACCCGCCATTTCTGCCAACACCCTGCCATTTTGTCACCCTCGACGGCCCCTGAAATTCCGCATCGCGCGACGGATTGCAGAACAGCACCGGACATTCTGTCAGGTCGAAATCCCACTAAATGCCGCTTATCACCTTATTATCATTAATTTATTTTATTTTTCACTGCGACAATATGGTAATCAAAGAGTCGAAACGGGGGGCAACCGGATCGGACAGCAAAAAAACCGGCTGAGCGATCACAGTCCGCCCCCTGCATTGAAAAATGGGGGAAATATGCAGCATCGGACTCTATTTTTGACATTGGTTATCGCCGGATTGATGGCAGCAGCGCTTCCTGCAGCGGCCCAGTTCATTGCCGGGGTGGAACCATCGCAGCGCCCCGAAGGCGCACCCGTCATCACCGAATTCAAAAAGGACGGCGCATGGTATGCCCGGGCGCTGAGCGGAGTAATCCCGCCCTATCCGGCCAGCCTGCGGTTTCTCGAAGATCAGGGGGCCTGGTTCAACCCGTTCCTCTTTCCCGGGATGCTGCCCCCTTATGACATTCGTGGTTGGCACAAACAGGAATGAACCTTGCTGTTTTCCACCCACACACCAGTTTCCGGGACACCCCGGGGAGGCGGCGCAAGCTGACGGTAAAACAACCACAGTATGGGCGCCAATTATCTAAAGAGGAGCTAGAAGTATGACAAAAACGGTAAAATCAACTTTGGCAGCCATCTTGTGTTCGGGGTCTCTTATTGCGGGTGCAGCTGTTGCTGACACGCAAACAGGGATGTCAGGCATGGATGGCATGTCCGGTATGAACGGAATGTCAGGAATGAACGGTATGTCGGGTATGAATGGTATGTCGGGTATGAATGGCATGTCAGGTATGGGCGGCATGTCTGGAATGTCCGGCAATGGCGGTTCTAACTGGGTCTGCACCCAATGGAGCTATGGCGGTATGTCCGGCATGTCAGGTATGTCCGGCATGGGTGGCATGTCAGGTATGAATGGTATGTCAGGCATGGGCGGCATGTCCGGAATGAACGGCATGTCCGGTATGAACGGCATGTCCGGTATGAATGGTATGAGTGGCATGGATGGAATGTCCGGCATGAGCGGCATGGACGGAATGTCCGGCATGAGCGGCATGGACGGAATGTCAGGCATGAATGGTATGTCCGGTATGAATGGTATGTCAGGCATGAACGGAATGTCCGGTATGAACGGAATGTTCGGTATGAACGGAATGTCCGGTATGAACGGAATGTCCGGTATGGGCGGCATGTCAGGCATGAGCGGCAACGCTTCCGGCTGGTTCTGCACCCAATGGACAGCCTCTGGCCCCGTCATGGGCGGCATGTCAGGCATGAGCGGTATGTCGGGAATGGGCGGCATGAACGGCATGTCGGGTATGAACGGTATGTCGGGGATGTCCGGCAACTGGACACCACCTTCCAACTAACCAAACCGATAAATCAGGAAACGGCGGGCAACCGCCGTTTCCACAACCTGCCAGTTCACAGCCAATTGGGGACACTGCAAAATGAAAAAGATTGAATCGCTGTTAGGGTATTTGTCCCTCGCCGGGCTATTGGGCACGGCAGGGTTGGCAATTTTCGTCATCGGGAACCTTATCTTCCAAGGCAGCCCCGAGTCCGCAACTGCCGCGGTGTCCGAACCCGCAGCTAAAACCGACACACAATCAGACACAACAACGACAGCCGAAACACCCGCTGCCACCCCTGCCCCTGTGAAAGTCGCCGAAGCCACTCCCGCGATCAGCGTCGAGGCTGGCGAAAAAGTTTTCAAGAAATGCAAGGCCTGCCATACCATTGATGATGGCGGCGCCAAGAAGGTCGGCCCAAACCTGTGGGGCATTGTCGGGCGCGATGTCGCCACCAGCGAAGGCTTCAAATATTCCGACGCCATGCTTGGCCTGTCCGGCAAAAGCTGGGACGCCGCGATGCTGGACGAATATCTGACCAAGCCCAAGGCCTATGTGCCCGGCACCGCGATGAGCTTTTCCGGTCTGAAGAAAGAGGCCGATCGCCACAATCTGATCGCCTATCTGGCACAGCAATCCGCCAGCCCGCTTTCGGTGGCCGATCTGGGATTTGCCGCCACCGCAGCCGAGGCCACACCTGCCGCAGCGACCGAAGCCGCGGCAACCGAAACCGCAACTGAAGAACCCGCTGTGGAAGAGGAAAACACCTTTGTTGACAGCTACACCAACCCGCCGGCCCGCACCGCGGACGAGCAAGCCGCGATTGATGCAAAGGTAGCGGCCTTAACGGCCGAGGTCGAAGGCATGGATTACGAGCGCGCGCGCTATCATCCACTGCACTTCCCGCCAATGATCAATCAGGCCAGCAACGAGGAATGTCTGGTTTGCCACAGCGAGATCATGACAGCCAAACCGCGCGAAGCTTCGCCCGCCGGTGTACCTGCAACCGATACACTGGCATGGTACCAGACACTGGCCACCTACGAGGGGCCGCAGGAAACCTTCCACTATCGCCACCTGCAAAGCGATTACGCGCAGTCGGTGATGAATATGCAATGCACCTTCTGTCACAAGGCCAATGACCCGCGCGAGGAAAGCCCGGATTTGTTGTTTGGCCGCGCCGCTTACAGCGCCGCCCCAACGCCCGAATTCACCCTGCGTAAAATGGTCAACCCGTCGACAACCTGTCTGCGCTGTCACGGAGCCTTCCCGTATGAAAATATGGACGGGGTCGATGCCAACTGGCCCGAGGCCCGTCTGGACCTGGAGGACGAGGACACCCCCAACGGTTGTCTGGTCTGCCACGGCGAATACGGGTTCCGCACCAACCGCCACAACGTCACCTACCTGAACGCCCACAACATCGAGGACTTGGCAACCGCCAGTTCCGATACTTGTTACGGCTGTCATGGTGGCCGCCAGTGGTATCGCATTTCCTACCCCTACCCGCGCCATCCGTGGCCCGACATGGACGAGGAAACCCCCGACTGGGCGCTGGCGCGTCCCACCGCATCCGATCCCGAATATCAACGGCCCGAACCCACACGGTCTGAGTAACAGGAGACAAGAACAATGAAATTCCTGACAAATCCGGCAAAACTGGCCAAGATTTTCACCCAGACCCGGCGCGACTTCCTGAAATCCACCGCCGCGACCGCAACGCTCGGGTTGGTAGGCGGCGGGATCGCAGGCAAAGAGGTCAAAGCCTTCGCCTACGAGCCTTACCCGCTGGACGACGATCTGGAAACGGTGGTCACCTCCTGCGCCCACAACTGCGGATCCCGCCACATGCTGGTTGCGCATAAAAAGGGCGACGTGATTGTGCGCCTGTCCACCGATGACGGCACCCATCAGGGTGATGATGCCTATGGCACCGACACCGAGGAAAAGCCGCAGTTGCGGGCCTGTTTGCGGGGCCGGTCCTACCGCTCGCGCCTCTATTCGCCAGAACGGCTGCTGTACCCGATGAAACGGGTCGGCAAGCGGGGCGAAGGCAAGTTCAAGCGTGTCAGCTGGGACGAGGCCCTGACCGACATCGCCAAAAGCATGGTGCATCTAAAGGAAACCTATGGCCCGACCGCCATTCTGGACCAAAGCTATGCGGGGGCGTCTTATGGCGTGCTGCATAAATCGGACCAGATCGAAGGGCTGCTTGGCCGTTTTCTGGGCATGTTCGGCTGCCGCACCAATAGCTGGTCTGTGCCGTCCTATCAGGGCAATACATTCGCCAGCCGCATGTCTTATGGCACCATTCAGGACGGGAATGAAGACGACGCGTTCATGCATTCCAAACTGATCATCATGTGGGGCTGGAATCCGGCCTATACATTCCACGGCGGCAACACATTCTACTACATGCGCAAGGCCAAACAGCGCGGTTGCAAATTCGTGGTGATTGATCCGCAATATACCGACAGTGCATCGGCTTATGACGCATGGTGGATCCCGATCCGCCCCAACACCGATGCCGCAATGATGGCGGGGATGGCGCATTACATATTCGCCAACAACCTGCAGGATCAGGAGTTCATCGACAAATTCGTTCAAGGTATGGACGAAGGCACGATGCCTGATTGGGCCAAGGGGCAGGAAAACTTCAAAGACTACATCATGGGGGTCAGTGACGGCGTTGAAAAAACACCCGATTGGGCTGCCGACATCTGCGGGGTTTCCGCCGAGGACATCATCAAACTGGCCGATATGTATGCCACCACCAAACCGGCCGCGCTGAAGGCAAGCTGGTCACCGGGGCGCAACGCCTATGGTGAACAATACGCCCGCATGGCCAACGCGCTACAGGCGATGACAGGCAATGTCGGGGTGTTGGGCGGCTGCGCCGAAGGGGTTGGCAAAGGCTGGCACGCCGAGGGCGTGGCCTATCCTTACGACCAGTTCGCCAACGTCTGGTTTGCGGCGATCAAATCGGACCGCTGGGCGCATTGCGTGATCAACTACCCCAATGTGAAACGCGAGGAAATCGGCATCTGGCCGCGCGGCGACAATACCGATGGCCAGATCCCCAACATCCGCGGGATTTTCTGGCAGGGGTCGGACTGGTTCAACCAGCTGACCAACATCAACAAGGAAATCGAGGCGATTGACAAGCTGAACAGCTATGGCGAAGGCGAAAGCCTGCTGGTTTGCATGGACAGCACCATCACCCCGACCGGTATCTGGGCCGATTACCTGCTGCCAATTGCCACCCACTTTGAACGTCACGATGTGGCCTTGCCGTGGTACAAAGGGCATTACTACATACACCGTCCAAAAGTGATCAACCCGATGGGCGAAAGCAAATCGGATTTTCAGGTCTTCACCGAACTGGCCTATCGTCTGGGCTTTGGCCCCGGCTATAACCCCAAAGCGAACCGCGATTATTTCAACAACCCGGATGCGGTGGACGAGGCCTATCTGATCGACTGGTGGGGCAAGGTTCAGCACCATCAGGGGGTGGAATGGACTTGGGATGAGTTCAAGAAGCGCGGTGTTTACAAGTTCGTCTTTGACGAGCCGCAAGTCGCTTTCAAGGAACAGATTGAACAGGGCAAACCCTTCCAGACAGCCTCGGGCAAGATCGAGATTTTCTCGGGCCAATTGGCGCAGATCACCGACTGGACCAAGACATCTTACGGCTACTACATTCCGGCCATCCCGAAATGGATCGAACCATGGGAGAGCCTGAACCACCCGCTGACCAAAAAATTCCCCTTCCATATGATCAGCCCGCACCCGCGCTGGCGCACGCACTCGATATTCAACAATATCCCGTGGCTGCGTGAAACCTTCAGCCAAGAGGTAACGATCAATGCCTCGGACGCGGCGAAACTGGACATCCGTATGGGGGACATTGTGGAAATCTATAATGATCGGGGCAAGGTGATCGTGCCGGTCTATGTCACCGAACGCTGTATGCCCGGTGTGGTCGTACTACACGAAGGGGCGTGGATGGATCTGGACAAGGATGGCGTGGATCGCTCGGGCAACCCCGACTTCCTGACTAAGGATGATCCATCACCCGCAGGCGCCTTTGCCTATAACACTGTGCTTTGCAACATCAAGAAAACAACGCTGAACCATCGGCCCGGCTGGGACAAACTGGCCACCGCGCGCAGCCATGTTTTCCGCCGCGATCTGTAGGAGGGTTTCAAAATGGCAAATACTGTCGACAAAGAACGGATCAAGGCAAACGCGGCGCGGATCAAACGCGAAGGCTATACGCCCGTAGTGCCGGATATGCAGATGGGATTCATCCACAACAACGTGGATTGCATCGGCTGTCGGGCCTGTGAAATCGCCTGCAAGGACAAGAACGGGCTTGATGCCGGTCCACGGTTCCGCCGGGTGCAATATATCGAAGGCGGGGTGTTTCCGAATGTGTTCGCCTTCAAGGTCAATATGTCCTGCAACCATTGCGCCGAACCGGCCTGCCTGCCCGCCTGCCCCACCGGCGCAATCTGGAAACGCAAGGATAACGGCATCGTCGATATCGACAGCACCCTGTGCATCGGTTGTCGCAAATGCGAAGCCGCCTGTCCCTTTGGCGCGCCGCAGTTTGACCCCGCCGAAAACGTGGTCAAGAAGTGCAACATGTGCATTGACGAACAGGAAGCAGGGCGCAAACCATACTGCGTCGCGGCCTGTATGATGCGGGTGCTGGATGTTGGCCCGATTGACCAGATCGACGCGGGCGGGTTTGAAACCACCGTTGTCGGGCCGAATGACCAGCTGGTGCGGCAGGTCAAAAGCATGGCCGACCCGGATTTGACCAACCCGTCAATCCGGTTCGTTCCCCACTCGAAAGGGATCGTGGATGAATAAGGATCTGTCGATACTGGAGCCGGCGCGCTACGGGCTGTCCCTGTTGATCCGGCTGCACGACCGCGAGGCGGATGCGGATTTTCTGCACGGTCTGCGTGAAAATGATGCGGCAGGGTTCTTCGCTGAAATCCTGCCGGATGATGCAGCCAAAGCGGATGTTGCCGCCTTTGATGCCGCCATCACCGCCCTGCCCGATCCGGTGGATACGGGCACGCTGGATGAACTGGCGGCGGAATATGCCGATGTCTATCTGACCCATTCCTACCGGATTGCGCCCACCGGGTCTGTCTGGCTGACCGAGGAAAAGCTGGAGCGGCAAGAACCCATGTTCGCGGTGCGCGAATGGTATGACCATTACGACGTGACAGTGCCAGATTGGCGGCTGCGCTCGGATGATCACATCGTGCATGAATTGCAGTTCATCGAACTTCTGCTGGGGTTAGGGTCCGAAACCGCCGCCCGGGACGCCGCGCGGTTTATGGACAAACACGTTATGGTCTGGGTGCCCGATTTCTGCACCCTGATGGCCCAACGCTGTGAACAGCCCCTGCTGATTGCAGGCGCAAGGCTGACAGTCCGGTATCTGGACGCCTTGCGCAACCTGCTTGAGGATCTGACAGGCGAAGCCCGCTGGACCCCCTCCGAGGAAGAAAAGATCGCGCCCTACAGCCTGTCCGAACTGAACGAGGACATCGCCTATGTGCCAGGTGTCTCCGAGAGCTGGTGAGGCATGAACCGGACCGATAGCACCCGAATTCACATCGACGGGGCCGCCTGCGTGCGGTCCCGATTGCTTTTGGCCGGTTGCGATGCCTGCCAGCGGATTTGCCCTGTCGATGCGATTGATCTGGGCGCGCGGCGGCCCAAAGTCGACACCCTGTCCTGCACCGGTTGCGGCGCCTGCGTTGCGGTTTGCATGGAGGGTGTGTTTTCCCAGCCAGCCCCGCTGCCCAAGCCACAGGGCGACACAATGCTGGTGCAATGCCGTTGCCATTCACAGGCCAAAAATATCCCCGCAACAAACTGTATTCACAGCATCGGCCTGAACGATCTGGCGCGCATGTGGCTGGATGGCGTGCGGCACTTGCTGGTTGCAACGGGTGGCTGTCCAACTTGCGAGGCAGCGCCGATGGTCTGGATCGAAACCGCCGTGGCCGATTTCAACCAACTGGCCGACAGCCGCGCCCTGCCCGGTATTGAAATGGCCATCGCCAGCAAACGCGACATGGCCCGGTGGCATCAAGCCCTTGATGCGCCCGATCCGTCCCGCCGCGCCTTCCTGCGCCGCTTTGTTGCCCCGCCCGCCAATGAAACCCCTGATCCCGAAGATACCCCGCTGCACAAATTCCTGATACAGGGCCACGCCCCCGACCCCGCCAAAACGCTTTACCCGTTTAGCCCGCATATCGACGCCACCCGCTGCACCGGCTGCGATGATTGCGTCAATATCTGCCCGCATGATGCCTTGACCCTGATCAAGGCACAAAACGGCAAATCCCTGTATCATTGCGCACCGGAGCGTTGCACAGGATGCCAGCTGTGCAGCGACATTTGTGATGTTCAGGCAGTCGGGGTGCAGGGTATGGGACACAGAGGCGCGGATATACTTCTGACGCGGTTCCATTGCCGTGCCTGCGGCGTTGAAACCCATTCCACCAGCGCACAGGCCCCCGAAAACGGGCTGTGCCGGATTTGCCAGCACACGGACCATCACAAAAAACTGTTCGTGGTGCTGGATTGAACCTGCCCGCCCCCATATTGCGGCTGCATCATTGGATCGGCGCCAGCCTGCAGCGCAAACTGGTAATGGCGATCGGTATCCTGCTGGTGCTGGTTTCGGCCCTGTTCCTGCTGGTGGTCAGCGCCTTTTACAAGGAGCGGCTGGTCACCGAACACGCGCGGGCCTCGATGCAGATCAATCATGTGATGCAGGCCGCTTTGGAAAACGCGATGCTGAAGCGCGACATTCCGGGGCTAAAGGCGATCCTTCAGGATATGGGCAAACAACCGGCCATCGCGCGGGTGATGATCCTGAACCCCGAATTCGAGGTGCGCTTTTCCTCGGACCCGACGCGGCTGAACCTGCGGCTGGACGAGGACATCATCAAACAGGCGCTGGACAGCCAGTCGCAACAATCGCTGTTCCTGCAATCGGAACAGTTCGGCGAGGTTCTGCGCAGCATCAATCCGGTGCAAAACCAGACAGCTTGCAGCACCTGCCACGGGGAATTGTCGGAACACCCCGTCAACGGCCTGCTGGTGGTCGATTACAAGGCGCAATCCATCCGCCACGAGGCCACGGCCTCGGCGCTGAAACTGGCAGCACTTGGTCTGCTGGTGATTGCGGTGGTCTGTCTGGGTATCTGGTTCGCGCTGGTGCGGCTGGTCATCACCCCGCTGGGCGAGGTCGAAAAAGCCACCAAAGCCCTGTCCCAAGGGCAGTTCGATAGGCAAGTGCCGGTGCGGGGCAATGACGAAATTGCCCGTCTGGGCAGCAGTTTCAACCGTATGTCGGACCAGTTGCGCCAATCCCTGCAACAATTGCGCCAGTCCGAACATTTCCTGCAAGCGCTGATTGACGCCATCCCCGACGGCATCCGCGTGATTGATCCCGACTTCCGCATTCTAAAAGCCAACGCCGCCTATTGCGCACAGGTGGGGCAGCCGATGGATCAGGTGGTCGGCAACATGTGCTATGCCTCGAGCCACGGGCGCGACACGCAATGCCCCTATACGATGGTGCGCTGCCCCGTGGTGGAACTGTGCCAGCAAAACGGCGACCAGATGACGGCGCAGGACAAACATATCGGGGTTGATGGCAATGAACTCTATGTCGAGGTGTCCTCGGCCCGTGTAGATATGATGATCGACGGCAAAACCGTGCCCTGCGTGGTGGAATCGATCCGCAATCTGGACGAACAGGCCAAAATTTCACAACAGCAACGCTTGTCGGAAATCGGCCTGCTCGCCGCCGGTGTGGCCCATGAAATCTATAATCCGCTGTCCTCGATCGATCTGGGCCTGACCGCGCTGCAATCCGATCTGGAGGCCAACGAGGCCGCCAAAACACTGGAATATTTCGAAACAATTCGCACGGAAATCCAGAACTGCATCAAAATCACGGACAGTCTGTTGCTGCTCAGCGCCCCTGCCGGCAACGTGCAAAACCTGATTACGCTGGACGAGGTGGTGCCCGAAACCCTGTCCCTACTGCATTACGAGGCAGAACAGACCGGCGTGACCATCACCCATGACATCCCCGAGCGCAGTCGTATTCTGGGATCGGACAGCGACATTCGCATGTTGGTGATCAATCTGGCAATGAATGCGATTCACGCGATGCCCGAGGGAGGCAACCTGCATGTTACAACCCGTCGCGAGGATGGCAACATCGTGCTGACCGTCAGCGATCAGGGTGTCGGCATTGCCCCGCAGGACCTGAGCAGTATTTTCATGCCGTTCTGGTCACGCCGCGCCGATGCCAGCACGGGGCGCGGGCTGGGCCTGTCTATTGTGCGCGCCATTCTGGATCGCAACAACGCCAAAATCGAGGTAGAAAGCACATTGGGGAAGGGCAGCACATTCTATGTCCGTTTCCCCGATGCAGATCATGAGGTGCAGGATGGAAACGCATAAACCACATCACCGGATTTTGCTGATCGAGGATGACAAAACCCTGAACCGGCTGATGCTGGATCAGGTGCAGCGGCTGGGATATGACGCCCGCAGTGCCACATCGCGCGAGGAAACGCTTGAGGTGCTGCGCGGTTTTTCCCCCGATCTGGCCATTCTGGACATCCGCCTGCCCGACACCGACGGCATGACATTTCTGCCCGAATTGCGCGAATACTGCGCGGTGATGATCCTGACCGCCTATGGCTCGATCGATCAGGCGGTAAATGCGGTCAAGGCCGGGGCGACCGAATTTCTGGTCAAACCGGTATCGCCGCAAAATCTGGAACTGACGCTGGCGCGGTTCTTTGAAACCGTGGCGCTGAAGCGTGATCTGGCGTTCTGGCAGGCGCAGGCCCAAAGCGCGACACAGGTCGATCTGGTCGGGGAAAGTGCCCAAATGGCCGAGGTGCGGCGGCTGGTGTCTATTTTTGCCGCTGCCGACACGCCGGTGCTGATTTGTGGCGAAAGCGGCGTTGGCAAGGGGGCCGTCGCGGCATCCTTGCATGCCCAGAGCACGCGGGCAAACGGGCGGTTTATCACCGTTGATTGTGACGACACACTGAATGAGGCCGATCTGTTCGGGCAGGATAGCGGCAACAAGGAACGCAGCGAAGGTTTGATTGCCGCCGCCGACAACGGCACCATTTTTCTGAATGATATCGACAAGTTATCCCCCGCAATGCAATCAAAACTGCTGCGCGTAATGGAGACGGGATCCTACCGCCCGCTGGGGGCCACAGCGGCCATGCCCTCAACCGCGCGCTTTGTGGCGGCCACCGGAGTCGATCTGGAGGAAATGGCCCTGATGAGCCATTTCAAAAGCGAATTGTTCTATTTGCTGTCCTCGCTGAAAATTCAGGTTTTACCGCTACGGGCCCGCAAATCCGATGTCATGCCGCTGGCTGAACATTTCCTGCAAGGGCGCAACTTCCACCGCGGGATCGACAAATCATTTGCCCAAGAAACGGTGGATGCCCTGACCGAATACGACTGGCCCGGAAACGTGCGCGAATTGCGCAATGCGATTGAACGCGGTGTGATCATGTCGGCGGGCGCGGATATCGTGTTGCCCGAACACATCGCGCTGCCCCGCCAATCCTCGGGCCTGCCGTCCAATGCCACTGAAAACGGCGTTTCCTTACGGTTTGACCATCAGCCCACGCTGGACGAAATCCGCGACACCTATTTGCGGCTGTTGCTGGACAAATTCGCCGGCAACCGCAAACAGGTGGCCGAGGCCCTGGGGGTGAGCGAGCGCAACACCTACCGGATGCTGAAAAAGCTGGACGGGAAATAGCAAACGGCGCCCGACAGACCGGACGCCGCTAATGTGTTCAGGAGAATTTATTCCCCGAAACCATAGGTTTCCGCGACAAAGTCAATGTCCTTGTCGCCGCGACCCGACAGGTTGATCAGGATGGATTTGCCCATGTGGTTTTTGGCTTCGCGCAGGGCAAAGGCCAGCGCGTGTGCGGATTCCAGTGCCGGAATGATCCCCTCATGCCGCGACAGGTCATAAAACGCCTGTAGCGATTCCTTGTCGTCAGCCACGGTGTAATTCACCCGTCCGGTTTTCTGCAAATGCGCGTGCTCCGGCCCGACACCGGGGTAATCCAGCCCCGAGGCCAGCGTGTTCACCGGCGCAGGTTCGCCCGCGTCATCGACCAGCATTTTGGTGCGGAAACCGTGGATATCGCCATCAACCCCATAGGTCAGCGTGGCGGCGTGATCGCCCAGTTTCGAGGATGTGCCGCCCGGCTCAACCCCGAACAATTCCACCCCTTCATCATCA is a window encoding:
- a CDS encoding c-type cytochrome, whose amino-acid sequence is MKKIESLLGYLSLAGLLGTAGLAIFVIGNLIFQGSPESATAAVSEPAAKTDTQSDTTTTAETPAATPAPVKVAEATPAISVEAGEKVFKKCKACHTIDDGGAKKVGPNLWGIVGRDVATSEGFKYSDAMLGLSGKSWDAAMLDEYLTKPKAYVPGTAMSFSGLKKEADRHNLIAYLAQQSASPLSVADLGFAATAAEATPAAATEAAATETATEEPAVEEENTFVDSYTNPPARTADEQAAIDAKVAALTAEVEGMDYERARYHPLHFPPMINQASNEECLVCHSEIMTAKPREASPAGVPATDTLAWYQTLATYEGPQETFHYRHLQSDYAQSVMNMQCTFCHKANDPREESPDLLFGRAAYSAAPTPEFTLRKMVNPSTTCLRCHGAFPYENMDGVDANWPEARLDLEDEDTPNGCLVCHGEYGFRTNRHNVTYLNAHNIEDLATASSDTCYGCHGGRQWYRISYPYPRHPWPDMDEETPDWALARPTASDPEYQRPEPTRSE
- a CDS encoding TorD/DmsD family molecular chaperone, which translates into the protein MNKDLSILEPARYGLSLLIRLHDREADADFLHGLRENDAAGFFAEILPDDAAKADVAAFDAAITALPDPVDTGTLDELAAEYADVYLTHSYRIAPTGSVWLTEEKLERQEPMFAVREWYDHYDVTVPDWRLRSDDHIVHELQFIELLLGLGSETAARDAARFMDKHVMVWVPDFCTLMAQRCEQPLLIAGARLTVRYLDALRNLLEDLTGEARWTPSEEEKIAPYSLSELNEDIAYVPGVSESW
- a CDS encoding Mrp/NBP35 family ATP-binding protein; translated protein: MSVTTAEIKALLAGINHPRTGQDLIAEDVVRALKVDGGHVQLVLDVLAQDAQAMLPVRDQVEAAIAALDGVENVSVLLTAERKGDAPPDLSAGRTPPPPEQVDGVKHIIAVGSGKGGVGKSTVSANLALALADLGLKVGILDADIYGPSQPKLMGSNGRPVAMNERLIPIAAHGVKVMSVGFLMEENRALVWRGPILAGALQQMLHDVAWAPLDVLIVDLPPGTGDVQITLTQKTPITGAVIVTTPQDVALIDARRAIDMFHQTETPVLGLVENMSTHICTSCGNEDDVFGHGGGEAEAKVQGIPFLGALPLTRVLRETSDSGTPIVRAMPDGPEALRFAEIAQKLKDQLAAL
- a CDS encoding 4Fe-4S binding protein; translated protein: MNRTDSTRIHIDGAACVRSRLLLAGCDACQRICPVDAIDLGARRPKVDTLSCTGCGACVAVCMEGVFSQPAPLPKPQGDTMLVQCRCHSQAKNIPATNCIHSIGLNDLARMWLDGVRHLLVATGGCPTCEAAPMVWIETAVADFNQLADSRALPGIEMAIASKRDMARWHQALDAPDPSRRAFLRRFVAPPANETPDPEDTPLHKFLIQGHAPDPAKTLYPFSPHIDATRCTGCDDCVNICPHDALTLIKAQNGKSLYHCAPERCTGCQLCSDICDVQAVGVQGMGHRGADILLTRFHCRACGVETHSTSAQAPENGLCRICQHTDHHKKLFVVLD
- a CDS encoding molybdopterin-dependent oxidoreductase; the protein is MKFLTNPAKLAKIFTQTRRDFLKSTAATATLGLVGGGIAGKEVKAFAYEPYPLDDDLETVVTSCAHNCGSRHMLVAHKKGDVIVRLSTDDGTHQGDDAYGTDTEEKPQLRACLRGRSYRSRLYSPERLLYPMKRVGKRGEGKFKRVSWDEALTDIAKSMVHLKETYGPTAILDQSYAGASYGVLHKSDQIEGLLGRFLGMFGCRTNSWSVPSYQGNTFASRMSYGTIQDGNEDDAFMHSKLIIMWGWNPAYTFHGGNTFYYMRKAKQRGCKFVVIDPQYTDSASAYDAWWIPIRPNTDAAMMAGMAHYIFANNLQDQEFIDKFVQGMDEGTMPDWAKGQENFKDYIMGVSDGVEKTPDWAADICGVSAEDIIKLADMYATTKPAALKASWSPGRNAYGEQYARMANALQAMTGNVGVLGGCAEGVGKGWHAEGVAYPYDQFANVWFAAIKSDRWAHCVINYPNVKREEIGIWPRGDNTDGQIPNIRGIFWQGSDWFNQLTNINKEIEAIDKLNSYGEGESLLVCMDSTITPTGIWADYLLPIATHFERHDVALPWYKGHYYIHRPKVINPMGESKSDFQVFTELAYRLGFGPGYNPKANRDYFNNPDAVDEAYLIDWWGKVQHHQGVEWTWDEFKKRGVYKFVFDEPQVAFKEQIEQGKPFQTASGKIEIFSGQLAQITDWTKTSYGYYIPAIPKWIEPWESLNHPLTKKFPFHMISPHPRWRTHSIFNNIPWLRETFSQEVTINASDAAKLDIRMGDIVEIYNDRGKVIVPVYVTERCMPGVVVLHEGAWMDLDKDGVDRSGNPDFLTKDDPSPAGAFAYNTVLCNIKKTTLNHRPGWDKLATARSHVFRRDL
- a CDS encoding 4Fe-4S dicluster domain-containing protein, encoding MANTVDKERIKANAARIKREGYTPVVPDMQMGFIHNNVDCIGCRACEIACKDKNGLDAGPRFRRVQYIEGGVFPNVFAFKVNMSCNHCAEPACLPACPTGAIWKRKDNGIVDIDSTLCIGCRKCEAACPFGAPQFDPAENVVKKCNMCIDEQEAGRKPYCVAACMMRVLDVGPIDQIDAGGFETTVVGPNDQLVRQVKSMADPDLTNPSIRFVPHSKGIVDE